In one Brassica oleracea var. oleracea cultivar TO1000 chromosome C9, BOL, whole genome shotgun sequence genomic region, the following are encoded:
- the LOC106317849 gene encoding transducin beta-like protein 3: MAPQSLKKNYKCSRSLKQFYSGGPFIVSSDGSFIACACGDAINIVDALDSSVKSTIEGESDTLTALALSPDDKLLFSAGHSRQIRVWDLETLKCIRTWKGHEGPVMGMAVHASGGLLATAGSDRKVLVWDVDGGFCTHYFKGHKGVVSSILFHPDADKNILISGSDDATVRVWDLLAKNTEKKCLAILDKHFSAVTSIALSEDGWTLLTAGRDKVVNVWDLHDYSCKTTVATYEVLEAVTPVSSGTPFASFVASLDKKTKKKKTLSQETHFITLGERGVVRIWKSEGSVCLYEQKSSDITVSSDDEESKRGFTAAAMLPSDRGLLCVTADQQFFTYSVVENAEESELVLSKRLVGYNEEISDMKFLGDEEQFLAVATNLEEVRVYDVATMSCSYVLAGHKEVVLSLDTCVSSSGNVLIVTGSKDKTVRLWNATSQSCIGVGTGHNGDILAVAFAKKSFSFFVSGSGDRTLKVWSLDGVSEDSEEPINLKTRSVVAAHDKDINSVAVARNDSLVCTGSEDRTASIWRLPDLVHVVTLKGHKRRIFSVEFSPVDQCVMTASGDKTVKIWAISDGSCLKTFEGHTSSVLRASFITDGTQFVSCGADGLLKLWNVNTSECIATYDQHEDKVWALAVGKKTEMVATGGGDAVINLWHDSTASDKEDEFRKEEETILRGQELENAVLDAEYTKAIRLAFELRRPHKVYELFAGLCKKRESDDQIVKALQGLEKEEFRLLFEYLREWNTKPNRCHIAQFVLYQTFNILPPTEIVQVKGIGELLEGLIPYSQRHFNRMDRFVRSSFLLDYTLGEMSVIDPETETETEYRKDKKMEEVKVIASVSAMEQDSEGIDQKTPSRKRKSQKSKDKSNKKRLVAEAQGNVITV, from the exons ATGGCTCCTCAGTCGTTGAAGAAGAACTACAAGTGCTCTCGTTCTCTAAAGCAGTTCTACAGCGGCGGTCCTTTCATCGTTTCGTCTGACGGTTCTTTTATCGCCTGTGCTTGTGGTGATGCGATTAACATCGTCGACGCGTTGGACTCGTCGGTGAAATCGACAATCGAAGGCGAGTCGGATACGCTCACTGCCTTGGCTCTTAGTCCTGACGATAAGCTGCTATTCTCCGCTGGGCATAGTAGACAGATTCGAGTTTGGGATTTGGAAACGTTGAAATGCATTCGCACTTGGAAG GGACACGAGGGGCCTGTGATGGGAATGGCTGTCCACGCATCTGGTGGATTGTTAGCTACAGCTGGATCTGATAGGAAAGTGCTTGTTTGGGATGTTGATGGTGGTTTCTGCACTCATTATTTCAAAGGTCATAAAGGAGTTGTTTCAAGTATCTTGTTCCATCCTGATGCTGACAAAAACATT CTTATATCGGGAAGTGATGATGCTACTGTTCGTGTCTGGGATCTTTTGGCGAAGAATACTGAGAAGAAATGTCTTGCCATTTTGGATAAGCACTTTTCAGCTGTGACTTCCATTGCTCTGTCAGAGGATGGATGGACTTTACTCACTGCTGGAAGAGATAAA GTTGTGAATGTGTGGGACCTTCATGATTATAGCTGCAAGACTACAGTTGCAACATATGAGGTACTAGAAGCTGTGACACCAGTTTCTTCTGGAACACCTTTCGCTTCATTTGTAGCTTCTCTTGATAAGAAGACTAAGAAGAAGAAAACTCTTTCTCAAGAAACGCACTTTATTACTCTCGGGGAACGTGGTGTGGTGCGCATTTGGAAGTCTGAAGG TTCAGTTTGCCTCTACGAGCAGAAGTCGTCGGATATCACTGTCAGCTCGGATGATGAGGAATCTAAAAGAGGGTTCACTGCAGCTGCTATGTTGCCTTCTGATCGTGGACTGCTTTGTGTGACTGCTGATCAGCAGTTTTTTACCTACTCCGTTGTGGAAAATGCAGAAGAATCAGAATTAGTGCTAAGCAAGAGGCTTGTTGGATATAACGAAGAAATATCTGATATGAAGTTCCTAGGTGATGAAGAACAGTTCCTCGCAGTAGCTACAAATCTCGAGGAG GTTCGTGTTTATGATGTAGCAACGATGTCATGTTCGTACGTTTTAGCTGGCCATAAAGAAGTTGTTCTGTCTCTTGACACATGCGTATCTAGTTCTGGGAATGTGCTGATCGTGACCGGAAGTAAAGACAAAACT GTAAGGCTATGGAATGCAACCAGCCAATCTTGCATTGGAGTTGGTACAGGTCATAACGGCGATATCTTAGCGGTTGCTTTTGCGAAGAAATCTTTCAGTTTCTTTGTCAGTGGCAGTGG TGATCGTACACTGAAGGTTTGGAGCCTTGATGGGGTCTCAGAGGACTCGGAAGAGCCCATTAATCTGAAAACTAGAAGTGTTGTTGCTGCCCACGATAAAGACATCAATTCTGTGGCTGTTGCTCGTAATGATAGCTTGGTTTGCACTGGCTCTGAG GATCGGACAGCTAGCATATGGAGGCTACCAGACTTGGTGCATGTTGTTACACTTAAAGGACATAAGAGGCGGATATTTTCTGTTGAGTTCTCACCTGTTGATCAATGCGTAATGACAGCATCAGGTGATAAAACAGTAAAAATTTGGGCAATATCTGACGGTTCATGCCTCAAAACATTCGAAGGTCACACCTCAAGTGTCCTTAGAGCCTCATTCATAACTGACGGCACCCAATTTGTCTCATGTG GTGCCGATGGTTTATTGAAACTTTGGAATGTGAACACTAGCGAATGCATTGCCACATATGACCAGCACGAGGATAAG GTGTGGGCTTTAGCTGTTGGAAAGAAAACAGAAATGGTTGCAACCGGTGGAGGCGATGCAGTTATTAATTTATGGCATGATTCCACCGCTTCTGATAAAGAAGATGAATTCCGGAAAGAG GAAGAAACAATCTTGAGAGGTCAAGAGCTGGAAAACGCAGTGTTAGACGCCGAATACACTAAAGCCATAAGATTAGCATTTGAGCTTCGTAGGCCTCACAAAGTTTACGAACTCTTTGCTGGCCTCTGCAAGAAAAGAGAATCAGACGACCAGATTGTGAAAGCTCTTCAAGGACTTGAAAAAGAAGAGTTCCGTTTACTTTTTGAATATCTCAGAGAATGGAACACAAAACCAAACCGATGCCACATTGCTCAGTTTGTTCTTTACCAAACCTTCAACATACTTCCTCCCACAGAAATCGTTCAG GTAAAGGGAATTGGAGAACTCCTGGAAGGTCTAATCCCATATTCTCAGAGACATTTCAATAGGATGGACAGATTTGTAAGAAGCAGTTTCTTGTTAGACTACACACTCGGTGAGATGTCTGTGATTGATCCAGAGACAGAGACTGAGACTGAGTATCGCAAGGACAAGAAGATGGAAGAAGTAAAGGTCATCGCTTCTGTGTCTGCAATGGAACAAGACTCGGAAGGAATAGACCAGAAGACACCTTCGAGGAAACGAAAGTCTCAGAAATCAAAAGATAAATCGAACAAGAAGAGACTCGTTGCGGAAGCTCAGGGAAATGTAATCACAGTTTGA